A window from Bos indicus isolate NIAB-ARS_2022 breed Sahiwal x Tharparkar chromosome 1, NIAB-ARS_B.indTharparkar_mat_pri_1.0, whole genome shotgun sequence encodes these proteins:
- the NUDT16 gene encoding U8 snoRNA-decapping enzyme isoform X1, which translates to MAGMRRLELSEALHLGPGWRHACHALLYAPDPGLLFGRIPLRYAVLMQMRFDGRLGFPGGFVDLRDGSLEDGLNRELGEELGEAAGAFRVERADYRSSHAGSRPRVVAHFYTKLLTLEQLTAVEMGAPRARDHGLEVGPAQDPTPPPPAPEGLSQLFPRVVGVWVLGLVRVPLYTLRDGVGGLPAFLENTFIGNAREQLLEAVQNLGLLEPGSFARLKISTPP; encoded by the exons ATGGCCGGTATGCGTAGGCTTGAGCTGTCGGAAGCCCTGCATCTGGGGCCGGGCTGGCGGCACGCGTGCCACGCGCTGCTCTACGCACCGGACCCAGGGCTGCTCTTTGGCCGCATTCCGCTACGCTACGCCGTGCTG ATGCAGATGCGCTTTGATGGgcgcctgggcttccctggcggcttcGTGGACTTGCGCGACGGCAGCTTGGAGGACGGGCTGAATCGCGAGTTGGGCGAGGAGCTGGGCGAGGCTGCGGGCGCCTTTCGTGTGGAGCGCGCTGACTACCGCAGCTCCCACGCTGGGTCCCGGCCGCGCGTGGTGGCGCACTTCTACACTAAGCTCCTGACCCTGGAGCAGCTGACTGCGGTGGAGATGGGCGCGCCTCGCGCCCGAGACCACgggctggaggtggggccagCCCAGGACCCCACCCCGCCTCCTCCAGCCCCGGAAGGCCTGTCCCAGCTGTTTCCTCGTGTAGTTGGTGTCTGG gtGCTGGGCCTGGTGCGGGTGCCCCTGTATACCCTGCGGGATGGTGTGGGaggcctgcctgccttcctggagAATACCTTTATTGGAAATGCACGGGAACAGCTGCTGGAAGCCGTCCAGAACCTGGGACTGCTGGAACCTGGCTCTTTTGCACGCCTTAAGATTTCAACTCCTCCCTAG
- the NUDT16 gene encoding U8 snoRNA-decapping enzyme isoform X2, with the protein MAGMRRLELSEALHLGPGWRHACHALLYAPDPGLLFGRIPLRYAVLMQMRFDGRLGFPGGFVDLRDGSLEDGLNRELGEELGEAAGAFRVERADYRSSHAGSRPRVVAHFYTKLLTLEQLTAVEMGAPRARDHGLEVLGLVRVPLYTLRDGVGGLPAFLENTFIGNAREQLLEAVQNLGLLEPGSFARLKISTPP; encoded by the exons ATGGCCGGTATGCGTAGGCTTGAGCTGTCGGAAGCCCTGCATCTGGGGCCGGGCTGGCGGCACGCGTGCCACGCGCTGCTCTACGCACCGGACCCAGGGCTGCTCTTTGGCCGCATTCCGCTACGCTACGCCGTGCTG ATGCAGATGCGCTTTGATGGgcgcctgggcttccctggcggcttcGTGGACTTGCGCGACGGCAGCTTGGAGGACGGGCTGAATCGCGAGTTGGGCGAGGAGCTGGGCGAGGCTGCGGGCGCCTTTCGTGTGGAGCGCGCTGACTACCGCAGCTCCCACGCTGGGTCCCGGCCGCGCGTGGTGGCGCACTTCTACACTAAGCTCCTGACCCTGGAGCAGCTGACTGCGGTGGAGATGGGCGCGCCTCGCGCCCGAGACCACgggctggag gtGCTGGGCCTGGTGCGGGTGCCCCTGTATACCCTGCGGGATGGTGTGGGaggcctgcctgccttcctggagAATACCTTTATTGGAAATGCACGGGAACAGCTGCTGGAAGCCGTCCAGAACCTGGGACTGCTGGAACCTGGCTCTTTTGCACGCCTTAAGATTTCAACTCCTCCCTAG